The following proteins come from a genomic window of Leptospira neocaledonica:
- the lysS gene encoding lysine--tRNA ligase produces MSQDLKETNELIQQRIEKIKNLKEKGIDPYPIRFFPDSDSASLIEMFAKTPTGPEKKFLLGGRLHSKRVMGKASFAHLKDKSGVIQLYATRDDLGEENYTLFKSLDLGDLIGIEGYLFQTQKGETTLHLTSVTLLAKCVRPLPVVKEKDGVIYDAFADVEQRYRMRYVDLVVNDHVRDTFITRSKIVSEIRNFLTSEGFLEVETPMMQPIAGGAAARPFVTHHNTLDMQLFLRIAPELYLKRLIVGGLDRVFELNRNFRNEGISTKHNPEFTMMEAYMAYGDMGKMLELTEKLITTVAQKICGTLKLKYGNDLVDLSPPWRRVKYVDIIKEYSGIDFSQVKTLEEAKEKASSVKVDASKCTSIWKVADEVFSEKAEPNLIQPVFVTDYPKELSPLAKSNPENPGYVERFEPYIVGREIGNAFSELNDPFDQKERFEDQVKQREAGDDEAFMMDEDYIRALEYGMPPTGGLGIGIDRLVMLLTNSHSIRDTILFPLMRPE; encoded by the coding sequence ATGTCCCAAGACTTAAAAGAAACAAACGAACTTATCCAACAAAGAATCGAGAAGATCAAAAACCTAAAGGAGAAGGGTATTGACCCCTACCCGATCCGATTCTTCCCTGATTCCGATTCAGCATCTTTGATAGAGATGTTTGCTAAAACTCCTACAGGCCCAGAGAAAAAGTTTCTATTAGGTGGACGTTTGCATTCCAAACGTGTAATGGGAAAAGCAAGTTTCGCTCACTTAAAAGACAAGTCCGGAGTTATCCAACTTTATGCAACCAGAGATGATCTGGGAGAAGAGAACTACACTCTTTTCAAAAGTTTAGACTTAGGAGACCTGATCGGGATAGAAGGTTATCTTTTCCAAACTCAAAAGGGAGAAACTACTCTTCATCTTACTTCGGTTACACTACTCGCAAAATGTGTCCGCCCTCTTCCTGTTGTAAAAGAAAAGGACGGAGTAATTTACGATGCTTTCGCTGATGTGGAACAAAGATACAGAATGCGTTATGTGGACTTGGTAGTAAACGATCATGTCAGAGATACGTTTATCACTCGCAGTAAAATCGTATCCGAGATCCGTAATTTCCTGACTTCTGAAGGATTTTTGGAAGTGGAAACTCCTATGATGCAACCGATCGCTGGTGGTGCGGCGGCGAGACCATTCGTTACTCATCATAATACATTAGATATGCAGTTATTCTTAAGGATCGCTCCCGAATTATATCTGAAACGACTGATCGTAGGCGGGCTAGATAGAGTTTTCGAATTGAACCGTAACTTTAGAAACGAAGGAATTTCCACTAAACACAATCCTGAATTCACCATGATGGAAGCTTATATGGCTTACGGTGATATGGGAAAAATGTTGGAGCTGACTGAAAAACTGATCACCACTGTTGCTCAAAAAATCTGCGGAACTCTCAAACTCAAATACGGAAACGATCTAGTAGATCTTAGCCCTCCTTGGAGAAGGGTAAAGTATGTGGATATTATCAAAGAATATTCAGGGATCGATTTTTCTCAGGTAAAAACTCTAGAAGAAGCAAAAGAAAAAGCAAGCTCCGTAAAAGTGGACGCAAGCAAATGTACTTCTATCTGGAAAGTAGCGGACGAGGTATTTTCCGAAAAAGCGGAGCCGAATCTGATCCAACCGGTATTTGTTACGGATTATCCTAAGGAACTTTCTCCATTAGCAAAATCGAATCCTGAAAACCCAGGTTATGTGGAAAGATTCGAGCCTTATATAGTAGGAAGAGAAATCGGAAATGCATTTTCCGAGTTAAATGATCCGTTCGATCAAAAAGAAAGATTCGAAGATCAGGTAAAACAAAGAGAAGCGGGAGACGATGAGGCATTCATGATGGACGAGGATTATATCCGAGCACTTGAATATGGAATGCCACCTACGGGAGGTCTCGGGATCGGGATAGATCGTTTGGTGATGTTACTCACAAATTCTCATTCTATCCGAGACACCATCTTATTCCCTCTGATGAGACCGGAATAA
- the serA gene encoding phosphoglycerate dehydrogenase, which yields MISYPKEKINVLLLENVHQDAFQLFQKDGFNVRLLPQALGEDELSKEIENIHVLGIRSKTNLTAPVLAKAKRLMTVGCFCIGTNQVDLAEAEKKGIPVFNAPYSNTRSVAELVIAEIVMLARRVPDHIRNTHAGIWNKISKNCFEVRGKTLGIVGYGHIGSQVSVLAEAMGLKVVYYDTQTVLPLGNATPLNSYEELLSNSDFVTFHVPELPETTNLYGAKEIKATKKGAYIINLSRGKVVDLEALAEAIKAGHIAGAGVDVFPQEPESNSDPFITPLQNLQNVILTPHIGGSTEEAQKNIGTEVASKLLKFVNNGSTTFAVNFPNLELNPIPQGMYRILNVHKNQPGFLKDINSMVSEIGANISSQHLGTSAEIGYLSMVINMSVGDELKERIERHPGSIKTRILY from the coding sequence ATGATTTCCTACCCGAAAGAAAAGATAAACGTCCTCCTCTTAGAGAATGTACACCAAGACGCATTCCAACTCTTTCAAAAAGACGGTTTTAATGTCCGCCTTCTCCCCCAGGCCCTGGGCGAAGACGAACTTTCGAAAGAAATCGAGAACATTCATGTTCTGGGGATCCGAAGTAAAACCAATCTGACTGCACCCGTTTTAGCCAAAGCGAAACGCCTCATGACCGTGGGTTGTTTCTGTATCGGAACAAACCAAGTAGATCTGGCGGAAGCGGAGAAAAAAGGGATCCCGGTATTCAATGCACCTTATTCTAATACTCGTTCCGTCGCGGAACTTGTAATTGCAGAAATTGTAATGTTAGCCAGAAGGGTTCCGGACCATATCCGAAATACTCATGCAGGCATCTGGAATAAAATTTCTAAAAACTGTTTTGAGGTTCGGGGAAAAACTCTGGGAATCGTAGGTTACGGCCATATCGGAAGCCAAGTCTCCGTGCTTGCAGAAGCAATGGGCCTAAAAGTGGTCTATTACGATACACAAACCGTTCTTCCTTTGGGAAATGCGACTCCGCTCAATTCTTACGAAGAACTGCTTTCTAATTCTGATTTTGTTACCTTCCACGTGCCGGAACTTCCTGAAACGACAAATTTATACGGTGCAAAGGAAATCAAGGCCACGAAAAAAGGAGCCTATATCATCAATCTTTCCAGAGGAAAAGTTGTGGATCTGGAAGCTTTGGCCGAGGCGATTAAGGCAGGACATATCGCGGGCGCCGGAGTAGATGTTTTTCCACAAGAGCCTGAATCAAATAGCGATCCATTCATCACTCCTTTGCAAAATTTGCAAAACGTAATATTGACTCCTCATATAGGTGGTTCTACGGAAGAAGCTCAGAAGAATATCGGGACGGAAGTTGCTTCTAAACTTTTGAAGTTCGTAAACAACGGCTCCACTACTTTTGCTGTCAATTTCCCGAATTTAGAATTGAACCCGATCCCTCAGGGAATGTACAGAATTCTGAATGTTCATAAAAATCAGCCAGGATTCTTGAAAGATATCAACAGTATGGTTTCTGAGATCGGAGCAAACATTAGCTCCCAACATCTAGGAACTAGCGCTGAAATTGGTTATCTCTCCATGGTAATCAATATGAGCGTAGGAGATGAGTTGAAAGAAAGAATAGAAAGACATCCCGGTTCTATCAAGACCAGAATTCTTTACTAA
- a CDS encoding alpha/beta fold hydrolase has protein sequence MEVSDPQYKNQESGFFESGGYKLHYTKRDNGKGRALLLLHGFMDSSQTFLFQEEYLSKHFDLYRFDYRGHGDSEWLREGFYHFMLPLVDTKTFIQKFLPEKFHILGHSMGGGLGSRIAGLYPERVQSLICLEGFSSLQDPEKERRRFLGWLENWEISLAGKDRKRQKNFKSVEDAASRLAPIYPRLSKERLLKITKTLTRPAEEGGYMWKSDPSYKNGPPVFLSPQFTRHLWQTISCNVLVVYGQKTHLALDDSKEVFSHIRNLKYIEIEEAGHNMHHDRPELLETILDEFYVTNLK, from the coding sequence ATGGAAGTTTCCGATCCTCAATACAAAAACCAAGAAAGTGGATTTTTCGAATCCGGCGGGTATAAACTTCATTATACAAAAAGAGATAATGGAAAGGGTAGAGCGCTTCTTCTACTTCACGGATTTATGGATTCTTCCCAAACCTTTTTGTTCCAGGAAGAATATTTATCCAAACATTTCGATCTTTATCGTTTCGATTATAGAGGGCATGGGGATTCCGAATGGTTGAGAGAAGGTTTCTACCACTTTATGCTTCCGTTGGTGGATACAAAAACATTCATCCAAAAATTTCTTCCTGAAAAATTTCATATACTTGGTCATTCTATGGGCGGAGGACTTGGTTCCAGGATCGCAGGACTATATCCGGAAAGAGTTCAAAGTCTTATTTGTTTAGAGGGATTCAGTTCTCTCCAAGATCCGGAAAAGGAAAGAAGAAGGTTCCTTGGTTGGTTGGAAAATTGGGAAATAAGTCTCGCAGGAAAAGACAGAAAACGCCAAAAAAATTTTAAATCAGTGGAAGATGCAGCTTCAAGACTTGCCCCCATCTATCCAAGACTTTCTAAAGAAAGACTTTTAAAGATCACCAAAACATTAACAAGACCTGCAGAAGAGGGTGGTTATATGTGGAAGAGCGATCCTTCTTATAAAAATGGTCCTCCGGTATTTTTAAGTCCCCAATTCACCAGACATCTTTGGCAAACAATCTCTTGTAATGTTCTGGTTGTCTATGGCCAAAAAACTCACCTTGCTTTAGATGATAGCAAAGAAGTGTTCTCACATATTAGAAATTTAAAATATATTGAAATAGAAGAAGCGGGCCATAATATGCATCATGATCGTCCGGAACTTCTCGAAACCATACTCGATGAATTCTACGTAACAAATTTGAAGTAA
- a CDS encoding CDP-alcohol phosphatidyltransferase family protein — MLHEKKPKDLLEERVFTLSNFLSVSRVLLLPFFIQFTRKHIESPRSSEYLFLAIGTCILAVLTDFLDGFLARLLSQESVLGKYLDPICDKFVTIGGLSVIVHYYQFPLWILIIYILRETLGVWLGGFLYLKRGIQGKPNWWGKIGVGLVAAAVLWYMTLPLIGPTLPENHFFLHPEYSGYVLVLVLSIGVIAYSKRYWNIVFHPERFILDPEDKKQKKKYELV; from the coding sequence ATGCTTCACGAAAAAAAACCAAAGGATCTACTCGAAGAGAGGGTGTTTACTCTTTCTAATTTTTTATCCGTCTCCAGAGTTTTACTTCTTCCTTTTTTTATACAATTCACTCGCAAACATATCGAGTCTCCTCGTAGCAGCGAATATTTATTTTTAGCCATTGGTACCTGTATTCTTGCAGTACTTACAGATTTTCTAGACGGGTTTCTAGCTCGCCTACTCTCCCAAGAATCGGTCTTGGGAAAATACTTGGATCCTATCTGCGATAAGTTCGTCACTATCGGCGGACTTTCAGTAATCGTTCATTATTACCAGTTCCCTCTTTGGATACTTATCATTTATATCTTAAGGGAAACTTTAGGAGTTTGGTTGGGTGGATTCTTATATTTAAAAAGAGGGATCCAAGGAAAACCGAATTGGTGGGGTAAGATTGGAGTGGGTCTTGTTGCTGCTGCCGTTCTTTGGTATATGACCTTACCTTTGATCGGTCCAACTTTACCTGAGAATCATTTCTTCCTTCATCCGGAATATTCAGGTTATGTTTTGGTTTTGGTCTTGAGCATTGGTGTGATAGCTTATTCCAAAAGATATTGGAATATTGTGTTCCATCCGGAACGATTCATCTTGGATCCGGAAGATAAAAAGCAGAAGAAAAAGTACGAATTGGTCTGA
- the pdhA gene encoding pyruvate dehydrogenase (acetyl-transferring) E1 component subunit alpha: MSQPKTKKETEDLLELYRQMLLIRRFEEASAKAYSMGKIGGFCHLYIGQEAVGVGAISALEQKDYIVSTYRDHGHALARGLEPKALMAELFGKRTGIVHGNGGSMHFFDKNKNFMGGHGIVGGHISLAAGIAYASKYRGDGAVTLCFFGEGAANIGSFHEGMNLAAIWKLPLVMICENNHYAMGTPEYRALSVKDVSVRAAAYDIARDHIEGDEVRKVREHVRVAVERARRGEGPTLMEISTYRFRGHSMSDPAKYRTKEELEKYKQGDPLIKAEKDLLSAGWAQEELTKMDEIILKTVEESVDFAEKSEEPPLGWLYKHVYAENV, from the coding sequence ATGAGCCAACCTAAAACAAAAAAAGAAACAGAAGATCTATTAGAATTATACAGACAAATGCTTTTGATCCGCCGCTTCGAAGAAGCTTCCGCGAAGGCATATAGCATGGGCAAAATCGGCGGCTTCTGCCATTTATACATCGGTCAAGAAGCCGTGGGCGTGGGAGCAATCTCCGCTTTAGAACAAAAAGATTATATAGTTTCCACCTATAGGGATCATGGACATGCACTCGCCAGAGGATTGGAACCAAAGGCTCTCATGGCCGAATTATTCGGAAAAAGAACTGGGATCGTCCACGGAAACGGCGGCTCCATGCACTTTTTCGATAAAAATAAAAACTTCATGGGCGGACACGGAATCGTAGGCGGGCATATCTCACTTGCGGCAGGGATTGCATACGCATCCAAATACCGCGGAGACGGCGCAGTTACATTATGTTTTTTTGGAGAAGGCGCAGCAAACATCGGATCCTTCCATGAAGGAATGAATTTAGCCGCAATTTGGAAACTTCCTCTAGTCATGATCTGCGAAAACAATCATTACGCAATGGGAACTCCCGAATATAGAGCACTCTCCGTCAAAGATGTTTCCGTAAGAGCAGCGGCCTATGATATCGCAAGAGACCATATAGAAGGTGACGAGGTCCGGAAAGTCAGAGAACATGTACGGGTCGCCGTGGAAAGAGCAAGAAGAGGAGAAGGCCCTACTCTCATGGAAATTTCCACATATAGGTTCAGAGGCCATTCTATGTCAGACCCTGCAAAATACAGGACCAAAGAAGAATTAGAAAAATATAAACAAGGAGATCCTCTGATCAAAGCGGAAAAGGATCTACTTTCGGCAGGCTGGGCACAAGAAGAATTGACCAAGATGGACGAAATCATTCTTAAAACCGTAGAGGAATCAGTCGACTTCGCTGAAAAAAGTGAAGAACCGCCTCTTGGCTGGCTGTATAAGCATGTTTATGCGGAGAACGTATAA
- a CDS encoding pyruvate dehydrogenase complex E1 component subunit beta: MAVLTYREALNRAMTEEMEKDPNIFLMGEEVGHYEGAYKVSQGMLAKFGERRIIDTPISENGFAGVGIGAAMVGLRPIIEFMTWNFSLVAIDQIINSAAKMNYMSAGQFPIPIVFRGAGGAGGRLGAQHSQSFESWYAHIPGLKVLAPYTPSDAYGLLKTSIRDNNPTIFIESEVLYGSKGEVPEGEFSIPMGKSDIKREGTQLTIISWSRALMYVLPAAEKLAKEGISVEVLDLRSIRPLDEEGILASVRKTNRALIVEEGWNVAGFGAQVAYLIQKEAFDYLDSPVERITQEDVPMPYAANLEKSSLPSEEKIIKKVREMIK, encoded by the coding sequence ATGGCAGTACTCACTTATAGAGAAGCACTCAATCGTGCCATGACGGAAGAAATGGAGAAGGATCCAAATATCTTTCTCATGGGAGAAGAGGTAGGACATTACGAAGGAGCTTATAAAGTTTCCCAAGGAATGCTCGCTAAGTTTGGAGAAAGAAGGATCATAGACACCCCTATTTCTGAGAACGGTTTTGCAGGAGTTGGGATAGGAGCCGCTATGGTAGGACTTAGGCCGATCATAGAATTTATGACCTGGAACTTCTCACTTGTCGCAATCGATCAGATCATCAACTCGGCTGCAAAAATGAATTATATGAGTGCTGGACAATTTCCGATCCCGATCGTTTTCAGAGGAGCAGGAGGTGCCGGCGGAAGACTTGGCGCACAGCACTCACAATCCTTCGAGAGTTGGTATGCCCATATTCCCGGTTTAAAAGTGCTCGCTCCTTATACTCCTTCAGATGCTTACGGACTCCTAAAAACTTCCATCCGAGATAATAACCCAACGATCTTTATAGAGAGTGAGGTATTATACGGCTCCAAAGGAGAAGTCCCGGAAGGAGAATTCTCGATCCCGATGGGCAAATCGGATATCAAGAGAGAAGGTACACAACTCACAATTATCAGTTGGTCCAGAGCTCTCATGTATGTTCTTCCTGCTGCAGAAAAACTCGCAAAAGAAGGAATTTCGGTCGAAGTTTTAGATCTAAGGAGTATAAGACCTTTAGACGAGGAAGGGATATTGGCTTCCGTCAGAAAAACAAATAGAGCGCTCATAGTGGAAGAAGGCTGGAATGTGGCGGGATTCGGCGCACAAGTGGCCTATCTTATCCAAAAAGAAGCATTCGATTATTTGGATTCTCCGGTAGAAAGGATTACACAGGAAGATGTGCCTATGCCCTATGCGGCCAATCTCGAAAAATCATCATTACCCAGCGAAGAAAAAATAATCAAAAAAGTCAGAGAAATGATTAAGTAA
- the fliG gene encoding flagellar motor switch protein FliG, which produces MDQDSNLKTRDLKVKKAAMLLLSLDKEAAAKALAQLDEKLIEEIVQEMAKIKTISKSEKEEVLLDFQGSLKDLAAESRGGIETARELLQKSLGKEKSETILGKLDRKDTEEDFSFLNDAEPQTLAHLLAPEHTQTIAVTLAFLHPKKAAETLKFLPKELQSKVALRLANTTKTHPDAIRQIAKVLKKKYEQRDKSEFSEAGGAEALANILNHMDKSLEETILKELEEQSPELASQVREKLYTFEDVLLLNSKEMRILINRIGDDDLIAIALRGASDQIKVHFFEAMSKNRANDILESMDIRGKVTLKEITDARNSVLTALRDLEEIGEIIIKKDSEEFI; this is translated from the coding sequence GTGGACCAAGATTCCAATCTTAAAACCAGAGACTTAAAAGTTAAAAAAGCAGCTATGCTACTTCTATCCTTGGACAAGGAAGCAGCTGCCAAGGCATTAGCTCAACTCGACGAAAAGTTGATAGAAGAGATCGTCCAGGAAATGGCAAAGATCAAAACGATCAGCAAATCCGAAAAAGAAGAAGTCCTCTTAGATTTCCAAGGTTCCCTAAAAGACCTTGCTGCTGAATCCAGAGGTGGAATCGAAACCGCCAGAGAATTACTACAAAAGTCCCTGGGCAAAGAAAAGTCCGAAACCATATTAGGAAAACTGGATAGAAAGGATACTGAAGAAGATTTTTCCTTCTTAAACGATGCGGAACCGCAAACACTCGCTCATCTTTTAGCTCCGGAACATACCCAAACGATCGCAGTTACACTTGCATTTTTACATCCTAAAAAAGCGGCAGAAACTCTGAAGTTTCTTCCAAAAGAATTACAGAGTAAAGTTGCGCTCAGACTCGCAAATACTACCAAAACTCATCCGGACGCAATTCGTCAGATTGCAAAAGTTCTGAAGAAAAAATACGAACAAAGAGATAAATCCGAATTCAGCGAAGCGGGAGGAGCGGAAGCTCTCGCAAATATTTTGAATCATATGGATAAATCTTTGGAAGAAACAATTCTAAAAGAATTAGAAGAACAATCTCCGGAACTCGCCTCTCAGGTTCGGGAAAAATTATATACATTCGAAGATGTACTTCTTCTCAACTCCAAAGAAATGAGAATACTCATCAATCGAATAGGAGACGACGATCTGATCGCAATCGCACTCAGAGGAGCTTCCGACCAGATCAAGGTTCATTTCTTCGAGGCAATGTCTAAAAATAGAGCCAATGATATTTTAGAAAGTATGGATATCCGAGGAAAAGTGACCCTGAAAGAGATCACAGACGCAAGGAACAGCGTTCTTACCGCATTGCGTGATTTAGAAGAGATCGGAGAAATTATTATTAAGAAGGACTCGGAAGAGTTTATTTGA
- a CDS encoding pyruvate dehydrogenase complex dihydrolipoamide acetyltransferase → MAKISEMTQLSPTMSEGVLVKWLKKKGDSVAIGEILAEVETDKAVMEMEAFDSGVLLEIIAQEGAKLPVGAPVAIIGKAGEDISSLLLEAKSRSSASVASTPAPAPATAPTPSVAPKKQENVVTSTTQEPEEEPPAPKESSVSRGLSPGALEGRVKASPLAKRLAEETGIDLSKIRGSGPDGRIIKRDIENGISAFSTSGISPFAGGNIQEEKLPISGMRKTIASRLVHSKTHQPHFYLDMEIDADALVHLRENFNSDLKESGEEIKLSINDFIVRASALALLKVPEVNSSWREDHILKHGRVDVGVAVSIEGGLITPYVRNADKRSVLEIGRTVKELASRARERKLKPEEFSDGTFTVSNLGMFGINRFAAVINEPEAAILAVGNVVSKPVIKNGAVVPGKTLSVCLSCDHRVVDGAVGAGWLEVFRNLLEHPLRLLA, encoded by the coding sequence ATGGCAAAAATTTCCGAAATGACCCAACTTTCTCCGACAATGTCGGAAGGTGTTTTGGTAAAATGGCTAAAGAAGAAGGGTGACTCTGTCGCCATCGGGGAAATATTAGCCGAGGTCGAAACCGACAAAGCGGTCATGGAAATGGAAGCATTCGATTCCGGCGTACTTTTGGAAATTATAGCCCAGGAAGGAGCCAAACTCCCAGTAGGTGCCCCAGTTGCAATTATAGGAAAAGCGGGGGAAGATATCAGTTCCCTACTTTTAGAAGCCAAATCCAGGTCTTCTGCCTCGGTAGCTTCTACCCCAGCGCCAGCTCCGGCCACCGCGCCGACTCCAAGTGTAGCCCCTAAGAAGCAGGAAAATGTAGTCACTTCGACAACCCAAGAGCCTGAAGAAGAGCCCCCTGCACCCAAAGAGAGCTCTGTTTCCAGAGGACTTTCTCCTGGAGCGCTGGAAGGAAGGGTGAAAGCTTCTCCTTTGGCAAAACGTTTGGCCGAGGAAACCGGAATCGATCTTTCTAAGATCAGAGGAAGCGGACCGGACGGAAGGATTATCAAACGGGATATTGAAAACGGGATCTCTGCATTTTCAACGAGCGGAATATCTCCATTTGCTGGAGGGAATATACAGGAAGAGAAACTTCCAATCTCTGGAATGAGAAAAACGATCGCTTCTCGTTTGGTTCATTCTAAAACCCACCAGCCTCATTTCTATTTGGATATGGAAATTGACGCGGATGCACTCGTACATTTGAGAGAAAATTTTAACTCCGACCTAAAGGAATCGGGAGAAGAGATCAAACTTAGCATCAACGATTTTATTGTCAGAGCTTCTGCGCTTGCGCTTCTAAAAGTCCCGGAAGTAAATTCTTCCTGGAGAGAAGATCATATATTGAAACATGGAAGAGTAGATGTGGGAGTAGCAGTTTCTATCGAAGGCGGCCTGATTACTCCTTATGTAAGGAACGCAGATAAAAGGTCTGTTTTAGAAATAGGTAGAACGGTAAAAGAGCTTGCTTCCCGTGCAAGGGAACGAAAACTCAAACCGGAAGAGTTTTCAGACGGAACCTTCACTGTTTCCAATTTGGGAATGTTCGGAATAAATCGTTTTGCAGCGGTTATCAACGAACCGGAGGCCGCAATCCTTGCAGTAGGAAATGTGGTATCTAAACCCGTTATCAAAAACGGAGCAGTTGTCCCCGGAAAAACTCTTTCAGTCTGCCTTTCCTGTGATCATAGAGTGGTAGACGGCGCGGTGGGAGCCGGTTGGTTGGAAGTGTTTCGAAATTTACTGGAACATCCTCTTCGGTTACTTGCCTGA
- a CDS encoding DUF309 domain-containing protein, with the protein MEFDPEILAILEKVKQGDSDSSFGYAWEEGRKLYLKGRYFELHEVFEFQWKKETGGRRLLLHGWIQLAISLNKVFVKPNIRGSKMQAEKSKEKFLKLSETGELSAFGKDQTIDIIHYLEKLLSLFESEESWDLERIKELSLPEMQENAKELFSSSVFPRE; encoded by the coding sequence ATGGAATTCGATCCTGAAATACTCGCCATATTAGAAAAAGTGAAACAAGGAGATTCGGATTCCAGTTTCGGTTACGCTTGGGAAGAAGGAAGAAAACTTTATCTAAAAGGAAGATACTTCGAATTGCATGAGGTATTTGAGTTTCAATGGAAGAAGGAAACCGGAGGAAGAAGGTTACTTTTGCATGGATGGATCCAACTCGCCATTTCCTTGAATAAAGTTTTTGTAAAACCGAATATACGCGGATCCAAAATGCAAGCCGAGAAATCAAAGGAGAAGTTTCTAAAACTCTCTGAAACTGGAGAACTTTCCGCGTTTGGAAAAGACCAAACCATCGATATCATTCACTACTTAGAAAAACTTTTAAGCTTATTTGAAAGTGAAGAAAGTTGGGACCTCGAACGAATTAAAGAACTTTCTTTACCTGAAATGCAAGAAAACGCCAAGGAATTGTTTTCAAGTTCTGTTTTTCCCCGAGAATGA
- a CDS encoding PilZ domain-containing protein yields the protein MKYNRIPSTLNVGFQVLESSKLRIAENVLVGIVHRTEIPWEPGTNLAIQVGTISLSGSIDIPMKVIKCDRVSEVEYDVFLNYTEKDFDKIKEIEELIQTLA from the coding sequence ATGAAATACAATAGAATCCCCTCCACACTTAACGTAGGCTTTCAGGTGTTAGAAAGTTCTAAGCTGAGGATTGCAGAAAATGTGCTCGTAGGAATCGTGCATAGAACCGAAATTCCTTGGGAACCTGGAACTAACCTGGCTATCCAAGTGGGAACAATCAGCCTCTCTGGTTCCATCGATATTCCAATGAAGGTAATCAAGTGCGATCGTGTTTCAGAAGTGGAATACGATGTGTTCTTAAATTATACCGAAAAGGATTTCGACAAAATCAAAGAGATCGAAGAATTAATTCAGACCTTGGCTTAA